The sequence ACGCTTTGAGCGTGTTTTAGGGCCCTGCTCTGAGATTTTGAAGAGAAACATTCAGAGATACAACAGCTTCATCTCCCTTACTGTCTGAGCCACAGTATCCAAGGCCTCCAAGCTTGGTTACATGAAATAGTTCAGGATAagtcattttacatttatttaaagagtTTAAACTTTTTTCTATGTGAATCTTCTATGTAACCAGGCCTTGTTttacttcctttctttctttttttgaaaGCAGCATAGATGTGACAAAGATGTGGCATGAATGATGGTTTGCAGGATTTAGGCCTTGTTCAGCatctttttttgcattttttatttctcttatttcAATTCTACTGGtgcaatttattcattaattatgaGCCATGAAGAGGTGGATCATTAAGGAGATGTACATTTTACATTCTGGTGCATGCTATTTCATTTGAAGTGAAAAGAGCAATTTTAAGAGTTTGAGACAgatatttgttttaattgtatATTGCCTTTTTGCTTAAGGTTTTGGTTCTTGCTCCATATGATGTGTAATTGaattgttctgtgtgtgtgtttctcaaaACCTATTCAGTAGTAATACAGTAATCTATTAGGAAAATCCCCTACAATTAGGGGAGCTAAGTATAAATCTCATAACCATTCCCTTCATTTCATAGACATATGAAAATTAGGTTTTCTAGGGTGTTGTTCTGAAGtaagttatgttttttttcttgtttgttgtaCAATACTATTATTTTGGTGAagatttttaaagtaaataaagacaCACCTCTGAACATTGCTACAGCTCTGTCTTTGACTTACCTAGCTCTCTAAGTGTTGATTAAGTGATTACAAACAGTAATATTTTCagattatataaacagtaatatTTTCAGAAAAGCCACacttttcagatatttatttaaaaaaataaataaataaaatatatcttatatatatatgtatctatataatatatatatatatatatatatatatatatatatatatattatatagatacatatatatataagatatattttatttatttatttttttaaataaatatctgaaaagtGTGGCATGCATGAGTCAATACTTTGTAGAACCACCTTTTGCTCCAATTACAGCTGCAAGTTTTTTGGGGTATGTATCTTCCAGATTTGGAgagtgtatacatacatacatactgtacatacatacatcagaactggaccaccgaacaatggaagaaggcctggtctgataaattatgttttattttaaatcaggtggatggccgggtgtgtgtgcatcacttacctggggaacacatgacaccaggatgcactatgggaataaggcaagccggcggaggcagtgtcatgctttggacaatgttctgctgggaaaccttgggtcctgtcatccatgtggatgttactttgacatgtaccacctacctaagcattgttgcagaccatgtacactctttcatggaaacagtatttcctgatggctttggcctctttcagcaggataatgtgctgtgtcataaagcaaaaatggtacaggaatggtttgatgagctcaacaacaagtttgaggtgttgacttggccttcaaattccccagatctcaatccagtcgagACTGGGCCATTTTAACACATGCATATGCTTTGATCTAAACCATTCCATTGTAGCTCTGGCTGTATGCTTAGGGTCATTGTCCTGTGGAAGGTGAACCTCCGCCCCAGTCTCAAGGCTTTTGCAGACTAATGGTTTTTCTTCTAAGCTGGCTTGTGGCAAACTGCAAACAGGACTTCTTATGCTTAATGATGCTGTTTATTCACTAATgttctctaaaaaaaaacctctaagGGGTTCACAGAACAGCTGTAATTATACTGAGATTAGGTGACTTCTGAAGGAAATTGGATCCACAGGATTTTAGTTAGGGGCATCAGAGTAAAGGGGTGTGAATACAAATGCATGCCAcacttttcagatttttatttgtaaaaaaaaaattgaaagtaGGACCTGGGAGGATGCCACATCAGCCTTAGCAGGAAGCATGGCTTGCAGAAGGTTCTGAGAGGCCATCATTTTGACCTCAGCGTTTAGCTTGTCTTAGGACACTGCCACATCAGCCTCAGCTGGGATCTTGGCTTGCAACAGGGTCTGGATGGCTACTTAGTCACTGCTAGTGGTCAGCTTGATTTGGAAGGTTGCCACATCAAACTGGGCAGGGAGCTTTGCTTGCAACAGGGTCTGGGAGGCCACCAGGCTGGCATCAACTGGGAGCATTGCTTGCAACTGGGTCTGCCAGCCTGCCACTTTGACCTTGGCATGCAGCTTTACTTGGGAGGCTGCCATGTTGTCTTCGTTAGGGAGCTTAGCTCAGAACAGGGCCTGGTACAGGGCTTGGAACCAGGTTTGGAAACGAGATTTGATACAGACAATCACAAGGATGTAACACTGATGCGTCACGTTGAATACATGACACACAAGGgtttaaatactgtaaataatcAAAGGGGAAAACAAAGCATGACAATAATCAGAGACACAATCATGAACTTGTGCTGCTGGTTGCCAGTAGGAATCATGACAAGTTGTTGTAGGTTCAGTTTTGCTGCAGAAAGTTAACAATGCCCTGTTTGTTATTGAAATTTAATAAGCATCAACTAAATTATTCCACCATtgagaaagaaacctttaaCCCTAGACCAAAGGGGTGTAGAACAGAGAGCTTTGGTGATAACCGAAAGGCTCTTAGTGGTACTATATACTGTATTCCTCcaaataaatacaacataatAATCTTCTATTAAGTtggagaaataataataatcttatttaATACAGTAACAAATTTAACTAGGAACACCACCACAGAAGTAAAAATACGTAGCAGTATATAGTAGCGATAagtttatgtattttttcaATGTCGAATATTGCCAAAGAATTTGTAAAAGATAAGAAATTCTAAAAGTAAAACCCTCAACCTGTGTACTAAATCCTAGGTTCTCTTATggtttcttcctaatattgtCTCATGGAGTTTTCTTTGCAACAACATATCCTCTgtcttgctcattaaggatttAAATCATAAATCCATAATATATTCCAGAAATCCTCAAGgatttctgctttgtgacaatgtccaatGATAAATGTGCTACATAAATCCAGCTGAATTTAACTTCTTTAGATTGTTTCAGAAAATGCAGCATATAAGCAGTATCATATGAAATACAACATGCATCATGTGTTGTGGCTAGATGAGACCAAAATAAAACTTGTACAACATCAGTTGTTTAGTGACAAAACAGGGTTGCATAGAAGGAAAATCacttgaaaatgaatgaaaaacgTTGTGGTAGCTCTTTGATGCTTTGGGACTGCTGATGATTCAGGGACACTTGAAAATTGCTGGTATTATTTCTGTTAAGTACTAGGATATTTCAGTGTGAAACTTGTTGCCTCTGCCAGGAGGTGTTTAACAGCAGCAGAAGACACTGCATTGTTGTGATTACATTGATTACATCCGTTTTAAAGCCTTTAtatgtattaaattaattaaatttagcATGGGCATGGCTGAAGTATGGACTACTGCCTGTTTTACACACTCAGGTGCAGGctatactgtatttaatgttCCATGAGGCAAACAAATATCCAATGTCAGTGATGTCAGTTTACTTAACTGACAGCTTAACTAAAATTATTTGGAGATCATTTTAAAGTACTACTCCTCAAAACATCTTCTACAACTCCTCAAGTACTCAtctgaaaaacatttttctttgaGCATGTGGCTTTGGTAATTGGaaaatttttaacaaaaaattgcttagctaatgttagcattaTGACATAACTTTTGTTATAGTATTTGAGTTTTGGCTGCTGTTACTTAACTCAGCAACTAAATCCTACCCATGTCTGTGATTAATTTGAGCTCCTATTGTAGGCATTAACTAACAGGCTAAGGCATGTATCAGTTAATAATGTAACGTGCTAACCATTTTAATACATTGTCCatatatttgtcacatgtatTTTATAGCAAAAGAATATGGTAGGAATTTACAGTTTGCATTGATGTGATTTTTGCAttgataattttttttgtgttgaattaTGGTAAATAAATTCAGCAGTGGCCTTCTGATTCAAATATCTGATATTCTGAGGAGGcacatgtatttttttgttaatgtttgTGTTAGATTTGAAGCAAAGCTGCAGGTTGAAAAAGCATGTTTGTAGGTAGTGCTTTTGGTTTATGGCTACCAAGACCTTGGTGTGGACCTGTAGACAAAAAGTAGATAATGGACAGGATAATAGCTACAAAACCAGTGAAAAGGCAGGGCAAGATATTTGCAGATACTGCATATCAGAAAACTGTGTGGACTGTGGTGAACATGTTTTCCATGCAAAGCTGAAGAAAGCAAATTTGGTGGAAATTTTAAGATCAGACAACCCTGCTTAAAGATTCATTAGGGTACCAGTAACTGGCAGAAAAGTGAAAGCATGggtcttgttttctttttttgtgttgtaactctgtATTGAagttaatcattttaaacattagTACAACTGATTAAAAGTAATTATGTTAAAAAGATGTAGTATATGAGATTTTATATACTGACAGTAGTTTCTAAAATAAAGTGATGTCTAATTATTCTTAAATATTGTGAGGGTGTGTACTTTCTGTGCATGATTTGCCTGTTGAGTGTTCTTTTTGAGCAACCAAACTGACATCCCTGGGTGATTCATGGCTGGAAATCAGTCCATATTCACACCATCAGCCTATTTAAAAGCCCATTTGCTGAGTGGGTGTAGGTGTACCTGGCAGAGCCATTTGACAGGTGGTGAAAAATGTTCCATCTGTGCAGAATCTCACCAGTTTCACAGAAATGGGAAAGATCATGGTAAGCTGGTCAATCATTCTGCATGTCAGTGGTAAATAAAAGAGTTCCCACAGTAAACTccacataaataaacatttgcaATTAAAAGGTTGACCAAAAGTTGGCTTAAAAACAACTTACCTGAAAAAGGCCAATCATGCATACTAGTAATGCACATTAGGAATATGATTCAAGGTTAAATATTTGCTCAAGGATCACAGCTGTAAGCAATTAATTTAGTATTGTGACAAAGATGTAATTATAGTTGAGCAGCACCCTAATGCATAAGCAAAAAGTGCCTAAGATAGTAAGGAAAACAAATCTTAGGTGAATTTTGGGCAGCGCTATATAGCATCAAAGCATCCCTGCTGTGGATGCCTACATCAATGGAGGTCAGCCACAAAGCACTACATCAGGGCACATGCTATATATATGGTGAATGCAGATGCACTGATGAAGTTCTAGTAAGGACATAAAATATTGCAAGTAACATGATTGgcttgattggctgattgattaactgcataaatgatcaggtgtacaggtgtttctaataaagtggaccaAAGACTCAAATCCTGATAGGCATTCTGAATTTGTGAAATGttcaatacataaataaaaaatggtgtAGATTGAAAACCACCCTGTGGCTGACCTCTTTTTTCCTGCAATTTTGCAGTGGGCATTTCAATGTCACTATTTCATTAGACTATGTTCAGAGAATGGCTGTGGGTCTGTCAGAGTATTAGTTATATCTATCGGGTTAGATTGGCCCTcgacacattaaaataaatgcatgcaggggaatattaataaatgttaacaGAAATTATAATTTACATATACTACATATACATAAGAACATAGAGTGTTATGGGATAAAAAGGGTAAACAAAGAACACAGGAATGATGTGCTTACACAGTGTATGTAAatctactttaaaaaaaaaaaaaccttttgacaaatgcaaaaaatacagaaaaatatgaaatttaaaagCCTGTCTGAGTCCACATGACAGATTGTTGATATAATTTGTGGATTCTCTATTAGGAAAGATGGGAGGGGCATTGCAGATATTGCTATATAAATCTGACTGGCACAGAACTGGAGTTCAGCTGCCTTTTCACCGTCCTACAAGTCATCCCAGAATATCAGACAAAATAAGTTACATCATTTgtctgtttcattttaatttcacttattattttaaattatacaaTGGAACTTTTGAAACTTTCCGTTCTGGCCTTTGCCTTATATGCACAGTTGCAGACTGGTGTGTCAAGTGAGGACACGGATATCTTGTCCCTGAAGAACTGGCAGGTAAGCACATTCTCTGGTCTCTAGTAGAAGGCACAGCTAGTGTTCAATCATTTGTGTAGTTACAATAGTGGCATTTGCTTTTTCAGGGTGATCCAGCAGAAAGTGTTTTCACTCTGCGCATTGATGACCTGCTGAAGCACTCAaaatcacagcagtttcatggTTTAATGGGCCGAAGCTTAGGTAAAACTGTCTTTTATTATCTGTATGTCTATGAGTAGCTGACTGCAAAAAATCTTGTACATTTACTAAAACTAAAGTTAAATGTAGTATATTCTGGACTCACTGGCCCATAACAGCATAGAAATATGTACTGAATATGATTTCC comes from Hemibagrus wyckioides isolate EC202008001 linkage group LG02, SWU_Hwy_1.0, whole genome shotgun sequence and encodes:
- the tac4 gene encoding tachykinin-4, yielding MELLKLSVLAFALYAQLQTGVSSEDTDILSLKNWQGDPAESVFTLRIDDLLKHSKSQQFHGLMGRSLENSQPLQLGPKRNNGEMFVGLMGKRSSRGDFEEVPDKPE